GCCGTTGACCAGCAGCGCGGAGAGGTTAAGCTCCTCGCGCAAAAGGACGATCACGGAGGCGAAGTGGTTCGCCGCCCAGCCAGCGGCAACCAAAAAAGCCAGGACGCTGGCGAAGACTCTGCGGCTACTCATGTGTTCTATTTAACACCCGGTGCCCGCGCTCGAACTCACTGACGACTCGTTGCGCGTAGTCGCGCGCGTCGGGGGCGTGCATGATGGCGCGCACGAGCGCCACCCCGGACACACCGGTGGCGGCGAGGTCTGCGGCGTCCTCGGCGGTCACGTCGCCGATGGCGACGACGGGGACCTTCGAGGCGCGCACCAGCTCCGGGTAGCCGCTCAGCCCGAGGGGCGCGCGCCCGGAATCCTTCGTGGGGGTGGCGCGGAAGGGCCCGGCGCCGATGTAATCGATGAGGCCTGCGACCTCGTTGGCCGCGCGCACCAGTTCGAGCGTGCCCGTGGTCAGGCCGATGACGGCTTCGGGGCCCAGCAGCTTCCGGGCGAGGCGGACGTCGAGGTCGTCCTGGCCCAAGTGGACGCCGGCCACCCCGTGTTCGCGCAGGGCCAAGGCGACGTCGATTCGGTCGTCGATAAGCACGCGTGCGGTCGGGCTGACCTCGCGCACCGCTGTGGCCACCTCGCGACCGAGGTGGTAGAGATCGCGCGCCGAGATCGGCTTGCTGCGGACCTGGATCAGGCCCGCCCCGCCAAGCGCCGCCGCGCGCGCCCGGTCGACTACATCGGCGCCCGGGCCCGCGCCGGTGACAAAGTAGCAGCGCAGGTCAAGGCCGCTATTGACCATCGCGCAGCGCCTTGATCAGCTCGTCTTTCGTCATGGAGGAGCGCCCCTCGATCTCGAGCTCCTGGGCGCGCTCGTAGAGCTCGTCGCGCGTCCAGTCCTCGTAGGAGTCCGCCTTGCCACCCTTCTTGCCCACTGCGGAGCGGGAGGTGGCGGCGGCCTGGTTGGCAATAGCCGCCGCTTTCGACTTCGAGTTTCCCTCGTCGCGCAGCTTCTCGTAGAGCTTGCCGTCCTTGACGCTCGGCCCGCCGGCGGTGTTTTCCGGGTGTGTGTCCTTAGTCATGACGGCAAGTGTACGAGCGCTTACGCGTTCTTGCCCTCGGCGAGGTAGACCTGGGAGCCGTGGTCGCGGAACTGGGCGGCCATTTCCTCCTCGCCCTCCGCCCGGCTCATCCGCGGGCTGAGGGTGGGCATGCCCAGGTCCGCGATGAGCGTTGCCTGCTCGTCGGCGAGCGCCTCGTCGATCTTGTCGCCGAACTCGTCGCGAATATCCTGGCTGATGCGCATGGAGCAGAACTTCGGGCCGCACATGGAGCAGAAGTGCGCCGTTTTCGCCGGCTCGGCGGGCAGGGTCTCGTCGTGGTAGGCCTGCGCGGTGTCCGGGTCGAGGGAGAGGGCGAACTGGTCGTGCCAGCGGAACTCGAAGCGTGCCTTGCTCATCGCGTCGTCCCAGGCCTGGGCGTTCGGGTGCCCCTTGGCCACGTCCGCGGCGTGGGCGGCGAGCTTGTAGGTGATCACGCCGGTTTTCACGTCGTCCTTGTTGGGCAGGCCCAGGTGCTCCTTCGGGGTGACGTAGCACAGCATCGCGGTGCCGCCGGCGGCGATGTTGGCGGCGCCGATGGCGGAAGTGATGTGGTCGTAGCCGGGCGCGATGTCGGTGACCAGCGGGCCGAGGGTGTAGAAGGGGGCGCCGCCGCACCACTCCTCTTCCTTCTCGTTGTTGAGCTGGATCTTGTTCAGCGGCACGTGGCCGGGGCCCTCGATCATCACCTGGACGTCGTGCTCCCAGGCGCGGGCGCACAGCTCGCCAATGGTCTTCAGCTCGGCGAACTGGGCCGTGTCGTTGGCGTCGGCGATGGAGCCGGGGCGCAGGCCGTCGCCGAGCGAGAAGGCGACGTCGTAGGCGGCGAAGATCTCGCAGAGCTCGTCGAAGTTTTCGTAGAGAAAGGACTCCTTGTGGTGGGCGAGGCACCAGCCGGCCATGATGGAGCCGCCGCGCGAGACGATGCCGGTGACGCGCTTGGAGGTCAGCGGCACGAACGGCAGGCGCACGCCTGCGTGGACCGTCATGTAGTCGACGCCCTGTTCGGCCTGCTCGATGACGGTGTCGCGGAAGATCTCCCAGGTCAGCGCCTCGGCCTCGCCGTTCACCTTCTCCAGAGCCTGGTAGATGGGCACGGTGCCGATGGGCACGGGGGAGTTGCGCAGGATCCACTCGCGGGTGGTGTGGATGTCGTTGCCGGTGGACAGGTCCATGACTGTGTCCGCGCCCCAGCGGGTGGCCCAGCGCAGCTTGTCCACCTCCTCGCGGATCGAGCTCGTCACCGCGGAATTGCCGATGTTGGCGTTGATCTTGGTCAGGAACTGGTTGCCGATGATCATCGGCTCGCTCTCCGGGTGGTTGACGTTGTTCGGGATGATCGCCCGACCGCTCGCCACCGCTTCGCGCACCTTTTCGACGTCACAGTGCTCGCGCAGCGCCACAAACTCCATTTCCCGGGTGATCTCGCCGCGCCGGGCGTAGTGCATCTGGGTCACGCGCTGGCCGGACTTGGCACGCAGCGGGGCGCGCTTCGCCCCGCGCCACTCCTCGCTGGCGGCGCCGCGCTTGGCGGCGCGGGTGCCGTCGTCAAGCAAATTGCGTGCGCGCCCCTCGTACTCCTCGACGTCGCCGCGCGCCGTGACCCATTCGGTGCGCAGGCCCGGCAGGCCGTCCTCGGGCTCGGCGTGGGGCCCGCGCGTGCGGTAGATGCTGAACGGGGGGTTCGGGCCGGTGGGCGAATCATCCAGGTCGATGGCCGTCTCGGGGACCTCAAGCCCGTCTTTGACTACGGGCGCGTAGCGGTGCTTGGGGTGGATTTCGGACGCATAGATGTCTGCCATGACACTCCTTCAACTTCCTTCGCTGGTGCTAACCAGACAGGTTCAAACGGTGCCCGCGCGAGCAGTAGCGCGGTCTCAGCCCCTCGCCGTGGGGCGCCCGTGTTCGGTCATAGGTCAGGGTAGCTGCTTCGGGTCGTTTTGCGCAGCCGAGTTTTGTTCAGCCGAGTTTTCAGCCGAGTAGGGCTCGATCCGCTCGGCGCGCCCGTAGGCGAGCCTGCGGTGCACCTTCTCGAAGGGACCCTGCCAGCCCGCGGCTTCAAGCGCGCATGCGAGAAGCAGGGTGATCAGCCAGATCAACGCGCCGACCGCGGTCTTGCCGGCGATGGAGGATTCCGCGCCCCATCCCAGGGCGAAGGGCATGGTCAGGCCGATGAAGAGGAAGGACTGCGCGAGGTAGCCCGACATCGAGCGCTTGCCCAGCGCCACAAAGGGGTAGGCCCACGCAGGGGCGGAGGCGTCACCGCTTTCCGCGTATCGGCGGTGCATCTCCTTTTGCACCGGGTTGACCACGAGCGCCAGCGCGGCGAGGATGCCCGGCCCGGTCAATAGGCCCCACCCGTAGTTGAGGGTGGAGAAGGCGAGCTCGTAGCCCGGGTCGATCACCCCGATCGCGGACAGGCCCAGCGGCAGCCCCACCAGGATGACCACCGCCGCAGCCACGATCACCCAGTTGACCAGGACCCGGCGGTGCTTGTCGACGTCCACAAGGTAGCCCTCCCGGGCCCAAATGAAGCCGATGAGAACGAGGCCGCCGAGCATGAACGCGCTCACCGGCTGGCTGGTGAGGACAAGGAGGCTGAAGGCGGCGTTTTCCTGCAGGTATTCCGGCAGCGAGTCGATCTCGGTGGTGGGCATAATGATCTCGTCGAGAACGATGCCGAGGTCCATCACCGCGAGCAGTCCCGCGCTGGCGGTGAACATCACGACCGAAAGGGCAATCAGGGCGTAGGCGATGATGCGCAGCGCATTCGTGGAAAGCGTGAGCATGAGCGCGACGATCGCCCCGGCGATGCCGTAGGTCGTCATAATGTCGCCGTAGAAGAGCGCGACGAGGTGGATCACGCCGAACGCGGCGAGCCAGAGGTAGCGCCGCAGCAACACCGAGCGCGCGGCCTTTGCCGGGTAGTTCTTCCGGTAGAGGCTCGCGGCGATCAGCCCGATGCCGAAGCCGAGAAGCGTGGAGAACATCGGCAGGCCGCGCACGTGCACGAACATCGCGGACAGTACCGCGAGCACCTGATCTAGGGCGCTGTCCGGGCGGACCCCGCCGAGGGTCGAGCCGGGGGTGGAGTCCATGCTGTAGTCGTTGATAATCCACGCCTGGCTTGCGTTCGCCACAGCGATGCCGAGGAGTGCGAGGCCACGCGCGAGGTCGGGGACGATAAGCCGGGGGCTGTTTTTCCGTGCTGCTTCCACAAAGGACAACCTAACAGGATTTTCAGGCGGGGGGAGCCGGGGGAGAAAAGGGGGAACAAAGTGGCCCGAGTGTGGCAAAGTGAATGTTGTTCAGACGCGGGAGACCAAACGAGGAAAGCGGGATCAATGGGCCACCGTTTCCGCGGGCGCAGCCTGAAGCTGGCGCTCGCCGCTGCAATTGCGACAGTTACAACCGGCGCGGCGGGCGCTCCCGCTGCGCAGGCGCAGCAGATACAGCTGCCGTCAGCGTCGCAGGTGGTTGAGGCCCTTCACGGCGCGTTCGACGTTCCTGAGCTGCCTGAGCTGCCGGAGCTACCCGCATTACCCGCACTGCCCGAACTCCCCACGCTGCCAGAGCTGCCGGGGCCGCCTGCGCCGCCTGAGCCGGCACGCGAACCGGAGGTTCCGGCGGCTGCCGATACCTACGCGGACCCCGCCGCGCCCGCCAGCGCCCAGGAGGCCGACTTCGTCGACCCCAACTACGTCTGGCGCACCGGCTTGCCGGCCCGGATACTGGCGGGCAAGCCCTTCAGTGAGAGGGTGCTCCACCGCGTCCCCGGCTCCTTCCACGACGCGCCGGCGATCCCAGCCGAGTCGGAGCAGGCGCGCGGGCGCGGTACCTCCCTCTACGGGCCGGGCACCCCGGTGTACGTCGGGGACAGTATGTGCACCGTCGCTGCGGCGGGCTACGACGAAGCCGGGCGCAAAGTCGCCATCACGGCCGGGCACTGCGGTGCGCCGGGCACCCCGGTCGCCTCGGCGGACTCGCCGCAGGTGGGTGTGTCGGGGACCGTGGTGTCCACCAACCCGGCGCTCGACTACTCCGTCATCGAGCTCGGGTCGAACAGCGAGGTCACCCGCACCTACAACGGCGTGACCGTCAACTCCCTCGGCGGGGCGCCGCAACGCCCGGGTGCCATCGTGTGCAAAAACGGCGTCGCCTCGGGCCACACGTGCGGCATGACCTTCCACGAGGGGGGCCGTGCCAACATTAGCCAGGTGTGCGCGATGTACGGTGATTCCGGCGCCCCCCTCATGGTCGGCGACAGGCTGGTGGGCCTGGTCACCGGGGGCGCCCTGCCAGCCGAGGCAAACCTCGCGTGCTACACCCCGCTGCAGGGCGCGCTGCACGCCCCGACGGTGAGTACCCGCATGGATTCAGTTCTCAGCGACATGGACGCGCGCCCCGCGCCGGGCCGGGGATTCCACCTGCCGAACTGATTAAAAGCCCCGCTGCCTCGCGGACCACGAAGCGGACCACGCAGCGGAAAGCCTCGCGCAAAACGGTAGAGGGAGAGGCGCGCTAGCGCCGTGAAAGGGCCTCGAGTGCGGCTTCGTGCAGGTGCCCGTTGGTGGCCACGGCATCGCCGCCGTGGGGGCCATCGACACCTTCCAGCGAACTGAAGCGCCCGCCCGCCTCCTCTACCAAGACGGACAGGGCGGCGAGGTCCCACAGCGAGACCTCCGGTTCCGCGGCGATGTCCACGGCACCCTCGGCGACGAAGCAGTAAGACAGGAAGTCGCCGTAGCCGCGCAGCCGCCACGTCTTTTCCGTCAGGGCGAGGAAGTTTTCCTGCAGCCCGCGCTTGTCCCAGCCGGCGAGGGAGGACATGGACAGGGAGGCGTCGGAAAGCTCGGTGACGCCGGAGACGGCGAGCTGCTTCAGGGGCCCGCCGTTGAAGGTGCGCCACGCGCCGGTGCCGGAGGAGGCGTACCAGCGGCGGGCCAGGGCGGGCGCGGAGACGACCCCGACGACTGGGGTGGCGTCGACAAGCAATGCGATGAGCGTGGCGTAGACGGGAACGCCGCGCACGAAGTTCTTGGTGCCGTCGATGGGGTCGATGACCCACTGGCGGCCCTCGAAGGCGGCCTGGCCCCCGAACTCTTCGCCGATCACGGCGTCGGCGGGGCGGGCCTCGTCGAGTCGGGCGCGCAGGGCCTTCTCGACGGCAAGATCGGCGTCCGAGACCGGAGTCATGTCGGGTTTGGCCTCAATGTGCAGGTCGGCGGCCTCGAATCGGTCCAGGGTGATCGCGTCGGCGATATCGGCCAATTCGAGCGCGAGGGCGAGGTCGTCTGCGTAACTCGGGGTGTTAGACATGCCCGCCAAGCCTAGCCGCAATGTCCTCGACGATCTGGCGGTTGCCCGCGACGCACCAGGTCACCCCGCCGGCGTCGACCTTGATCGCAGCCCCTCCCGCCGCCTCGACCAGGGCCTTGCCGGGCAGCCAGTCCCAGTCCGCGACGCTGTGCTGCAGCCACGCGCCGAGCTGGCCGGAGGCGATGTTGGCCAGGTCAACCGAGCCGGCGCCGAGCATGCGCACCGTGGCCGCATCCCGCGCGGCGCGCAGCCACGTTTCGCGGATGGCGTCGTCGCGCATGGAGGTGGGGTGGAGGTAGGTGGCCAGGCCCTTTTCCTGCAGCGGTGCCTCCGGGAGCGGGGCGAGCGGTTCGCCATTGCGGGTGGCGGTGCCGTCTGCGGCGACCCAGGTGGTGTCCGTCGCCGGGCGGTGCACCGCGGAGAGCAAAATATCGTCGTCGCGGGTCAGCGCGACAGCGGAGCAGAAGTAGTCCGAGCCCTGGAGGAAGTTGAAGGTCCCGTCCACCGGGTCGATCACCCACACCCGCCCGCTCCGCGAGTCCCGTGAGGCACCTTCCTCTCCGAGGATGCCATCCTCCGGCCGCAGCGCGGCGAGCGCTTCGGCGACGAACTCCTCGGCGGCGCGGTCGGCGTCGCTGACCACGTCAGAGACGGAGGTTTTGTAGTCGGTCTCAAGACCCGCCGCGCGCATGCGCAGCGCGAGCGAGCCCGCGTGCGTGACCAGCGCGGCGGCGAGCTCTGCATCGGTGGAGGAGGAGTGGGCGCGGATGAACTCTCGGGAGGTTGGCATGATTCCCATTATGGGTGCTCCGCTACAGTGGGGCCTTATGCATCCCGAGACTTCTTCGCGCATTCAGGACCTCGATTCGACGTTGACGACGATTGAGAAGGTCATGGATCTTGACGCCCTCGGGGCGCGGGCGCGCGAGCTGGAGCAGCAGGCGGGGGATCCTTCCCTGTGGGACGACCCGGATCACGCGCAGAAAGTCACCACCGAGCTATCCAACGTCCAGGCCCGCCTGCGTAAGGTCACCTCCCTGCGCTCCCGGCTCGACGATCTCCCCGTCATGTACGAGCTCGCCGAGGAAGAAGGGGAGGCATCGCTTGCCGACGACGAACTCGCCGCCCTGGAAGAAGCGGTCTCCTCCCTGGAGGTCCAGACCATGCTCTCCGGCGAGTACGACGAGCGCGAGGCGGTGGTGAACATCCGCTCCGGCGCGGGCGGCGTCGACGCGGCCGACTGGGCTGAGATGCTCATGCGCATGTACGTGCGCTGGGCGGAAAAGAACGATCACAAGGTAGATGTGTACGACATCTCCTACGCGGAGGAGGCGGGCATCAAGTCCGCTACCTTCGTCGTCCATGGCGATTACATGTACGGCCAGCTCTCGGTGGAGCAGGGCGCGCACCGCCTGGTGCGCATTTCTCCCTTCGACAACCAGGGCCGCCGCCAAACCTCCTTCGCCGAGGTGGAGGTGCTGCCGGTGGTGGAGCAGACGGACCACATCGACATCCCAGATTCGGACATCCGCGTCGACGTCTACCGCTCCTCGGGCCCCGGCGGGCAGTCGGTGAACACCACCGACTCCGCCGTGCGCATCACTCACCTGCCCACCGGGATCGTGGTGACCTGCCAGAACGAGAAGTCGCAGATTCAAAACAAGGCCTCGGCGCTCAACGTGCTGCAGTCGAAGCTCCTGGAGCGCAAGCGCCAGGAGGAAAAGGCCGAGCTCGACGCCCTGGGCGCGGGCGGCAACGCCTCCTGGGGCAACCAGATGCGCTCCTACGTTTTGCACCCGTACCAAATGGTCAAGGACCTGCGGACGAACTACGAGGTGGGGGACCCGCAGAAGGTGCTCGACGGCGACATCGACGGCTTTTTGGAGTCCGGCATCCGCTGGCGTATGGCGGAGCAGCAGGAGAGCTAGCGGAGCTTCCTCATTGCGCTGCACACGCCTTCCGCGCGCCTGGTGTCGCCCCGCTTCTTAGGCGTCACGCAGGTCGATGCCCTTCGTCTCCGGCAGGATCTTCATGCTGACGAGGGTGAGAACGCACAGCACCACGACGTAGGTGCCGGAAATGTGCGTCAGGTCATGGGTGGTAAACCACTGGAAGATGTACGGGGCGGTACCGCCGAAGACAGCGACCGACAGCGAGTACGCGAAACCGATGCTGCTGGTGCGCTGTGAAGTGGGGAAGACTTCGGCCATCACCGGGGCAAGTAGCGCTCCGCCGGCCGCGACCGCGATGACGGCGGCGGTGGCGGAAACAAGCAACGTCCATGGCTGCGCGTCGATGAACCCCATCAGCGGGATTTGCAGGACGCCGACTGCGATGGCGAAGGTGTACATCACCGGTTTACGGCCGATGCGGTCGGACAGCGCGCCCCACAGGGGCAGGGCGATCAGACCGCAGGTCTGCGCGAAGACCGAGACCCAGTAGGCTCCCTGGGTGGACATGCCCTCGTGGGTGATGGCGTAGGTGGAGATGTAGGAGGTCCACGTGTAGTGGGCTGAGGTGACCCCGGAAACCATGCCGATGACCAGCAGGATGTTCACCCAGTTCGGGCGCTGCGGTGTCTTGGGGCGGGCTGCAGCGAGGTTGTCGTAGGAGTCAACGCCTCCTTCTTGGAGCTCCGCGAAGTGCTCGGATTCCTGCATATGGCGGCGCAGGTAGAGGGCAACGAGCGCCGCTGCTGCGCCCAGCCAGAACGGGATACGCCAGCCCCAAGCGCCGATTTGGTCGTCGCTAAGCACGAGCGTGATCACGCCGCCGAGCGTGTAGGCGATGACGGAGCCGCCGAAAATGGACATGTAGACCATCGATCCCCACATGCCGCGCCGGTTTTTTGGGGCGATCTCCGGGATGTAGCTGTTTGCGGTGGCGGACTCGCCCCCGTGGGCAAAGCCCTGCACCACTCGGGCGAAGAGCAGGACGACAGAGGCCCAGATGCCGATCTGCCCGTAGGTCGGCATGACGCCGATGAGCACTGCAGACAGCGCCATGATGACAATGGTGCTCAGGAGCACGTTCTTACGGCCCACCCGGTCGGCGATGCGCCCGAAGACGATGCCGCCCAGCGGGCGGACGAGGAAGCCGATAGCAAAGACCCCGAATGTGGAAAGTAGGGCCGAGGTGGGGTCCGTTTTGTCGAAGAAAGCTGCGGCAATGAATGGGGCGAAGACCGCGTAGGAGCTCCATTCGAACCACTCGAGCAGCTGGCCGATGAGGCTGGCGCCGAGGGACTTCTTGTCGGCGGGGCGTTCTGCCTCGATGTGTGTGGTGCCCATGTCGAAGCGCTGTGTGACGCTCATGTGTCCTCCTTTGGACGTCCTCTGGACGCCACGGTGTGTTTCGGCGGAACTGTATAGACCGCATCACTGTTATGTGACAAAAATGATTTATGTCACATTCTTGAGCTGGTTGCGCGTCTTTTTGGGGGGATAGGAAACCTTAGCGCCCGGAAATATTTCTACGTGCGCAAATGTGCGGACGAAGAGCCCTTCCGTGGCCCCTGCCCTACCCTAATGTGGGGGTGGACACCTCAGTTCGGCGGGGGGCAGTGAGTGTGATCCGACAACTTTGTTCCAGAATGAGTCGCGCATCACAGTTTTGTGCGCGTACATTTAGCGCAACGGCGGCTTGCCATTCGGCACTGCCCCGTCCGGCTTTTCCAAGGAGGAACCATGGCTGCACTCAGTCCGGAAGAACTGAGCACGGAAAGCCTCGCTGAAATTTTTGCCGCGGGTGGTCGACCCGCCGACAGCGAGCGCGAAATCAAGATCATCGACACCACGTTGCGCGATGCCCACCAGTCCATCTGGGCGACGCGCATGCGCACCGAACACATCCTCGAACTGCTTGACGACGTCACAAACGCTGGCTTCGAACACGTGGACCTGGTTGCTCCGATCCAGTTCGACGTGCCGGTGCGCTACCTCCGGGAAGACCCGTGGGAGCGCGTGCGCCTCGTTCACGAGAAAGCGGCGCCGGGAACGAAGTTTCGCGCGATGGTGCGCTCCCGCAACCTCGCATCCTTCGACTTCCTGCCGGACGACGTCATCCACACGTGGGTTGAACGCCTTTACGCCCACGGCTTCCGCGTCATCGGCGCCTTCGACGGGCTCAACGACATCGACAACATCGCGGACACCCTGATCCTGGCGAAGGAGCTTGGGGCCGAGACCTACGGCTGTTTGTCCTACTGCTTGAGCCCGGTACACACCGACCAGCTCTATATCGATAAAGCACAGGAGCTGGTGGAGCGCACGGATGTAGACCGCATCATGCTCAAGGACGCCGGCGGGCTGCTCACCCCGGACCGCATGAAGACGCTGATTCCGGCTATCCGCGGGGCGGTTGGGGATGAGCTGCCGCTGGAAATCCACACCCACTCACTGACCGGCCTGTCCCCGCTGACCTACATCTACGCGGCCGAGCTCGGGGCGGATTCGATCCACACCTCCATCGCCCCACTGGCAAATGGCCAGGGGCAGCCGGCGACGCAGGCACTCGCGCGCGACCTCCGCGCTCTCGGGTACACCGTCAACATTGACGACGAGCGCGTGGACAGCGCCAGCAAGAAGCTTGAGGCGATCGCGGAGCGCGAGGGCAAGCCTGTGGGAAAGCCCCGCGCTTTTGACGGCGTCCACTACATGCACCAGCTCCCGGGTGGGATGCTCACCAACTTCGAGTCCCAGCTGGCTACCGCCGGCCTGTCCGACAGGTTCGAGGACCTGCTCTATGAGACCGCCCGCGTCCGGCAGGAGCTGGCATATCCGATCATGATCACACCCTTCGCCCAGTTCGTGGGGACCCAGGCTGTGATGAACGTGATTTCCGGCGAGCGCTACTCGGTGGTGCCCAATGAGATCAAGAAGTATGCGCTCGGCTACTACGGCGAACCGCTCGCCCCGCTCGACCC
This is a stretch of genomic DNA from Corynebacterium auris. It encodes these proteins:
- the hisN gene encoding histidinol-phosphatase; translated protein: MSNTPSYADDLALALELADIADAITLDRFEAADLHIEAKPDMTPVSDADLAVEKALRARLDEARPADAVIGEEFGGQAAFEGRQWVIDPIDGTKNFVRGVPVYATLIALLVDATPVVGVVSAPALARRWYASSGTGAWRTFNGGPLKQLAVSGVTELSDASLSMSSLAGWDKRGLQENFLALTEKTWRLRGYGDFLSYCFVAEGAVDIAAEPEVSLWDLAALSVLVEEAGGRFSSLEGVDGPHGGDAVATNGHLHEAALEALSRR
- a CDS encoding DUF7218 family protein, translated to MTKDTHPENTAGGPSVKDGKLYEKLRDEGNSKSKAAAIANQAAATSRSAVGKKGGKADSYEDWTRDELYERAQELEIEGRSSMTKDELIKALRDGQ
- the thiC gene encoding phosphomethylpyrimidine synthase ThiC, whose amino-acid sequence is MADIYASEIHPKHRYAPVVKDGLEVPETAIDLDDSPTGPNPPFSIYRTRGPHAEPEDGLPGLRTEWVTARGDVEEYEGRARNLLDDGTRAAKRGAASEEWRGAKRAPLRAKSGQRVTQMHYARRGEITREMEFVALREHCDVEKVREAVASGRAIIPNNVNHPESEPMIIGNQFLTKINANIGNSAVTSSIREEVDKLRWATRWGADTVMDLSTGNDIHTTREWILRNSPVPIGTVPIYQALEKVNGEAEALTWEIFRDTVIEQAEQGVDYMTVHAGVRLPFVPLTSKRVTGIVSRGGSIMAGWCLAHHKESFLYENFDELCEIFAAYDVAFSLGDGLRPGSIADANDTAQFAELKTIGELCARAWEHDVQVMIEGPGHVPLNKIQLNNEKEEEWCGGAPFYTLGPLVTDIAPGYDHITSAIGAANIAAGGTAMLCYVTPKEHLGLPNKDDVKTGVITYKLAAHAADVAKGHPNAQAWDDAMSKARFEFRWHDQFALSLDPDTAQAYHDETLPAEPAKTAHFCSMCGPKFCSMRISQDIRDEFGDKIDEALADEQATLIADLGMPTLSPRMSRAEGEEEMAAQFRDHGSQVYLAEGKNA
- the prfB gene encoding peptide chain release factor 2, whose protein sequence is MHPETSSRIQDLDSTLTTIEKVMDLDALGARARELEQQAGDPSLWDDPDHAQKVTTELSNVQARLRKVTSLRSRLDDLPVMYELAEEEGEASLADDELAALEEAVSSLEVQTMLSGEYDEREAVVNIRSGAGGVDAADWAEMLMRMYVRWAEKNDHKVDVYDISYAEEAGIKSATFVVHGDYMYGQLSVEQGAHRLVRISPFDNQGRRQTSFAEVEVLPVVEQTDHIDIPDSDIRVDVYRSSGPGGQSVNTTDSAVRITHLPTGIVVTCQNEKSQIQNKASALNVLQSKLLERKRQEEKAELDALGAGGNASWGNQMRSYVLHPYQMVKDLRTNYEVGDPQKVLDGDIDGFLESGIRWRMAEQQES
- a CDS encoding DUF418 domain-containing protein — translated: MEAARKNSPRLIVPDLARGLALLGIAVANASQAWIINDYSMDSTPGSTLGGVRPDSALDQVLAVLSAMFVHVRGLPMFSTLLGFGIGLIAASLYRKNYPAKAARSVLLRRYLWLAAFGVIHLVALFYGDIMTTYGIAGAIVALMLTLSTNALRIIAYALIALSVVMFTASAGLLAVMDLGIVLDEIIMPTTEIDSLPEYLQENAAFSLLVLTSQPVSAFMLGGLVLIGFIWAREGYLVDVDKHRRVLVNWVIVAAAVVILVGLPLGLSAIGVIDPGYELAFSTLNYGWGLLTGPGILAALALVVNPVQKEMHRRYAESGDASAPAWAYPFVALGKRSMSGYLAQSFLFIGLTMPFALGWGAESSIAGKTAVGALIWLITLLLACALEAAGWQGPFEKVHRRLAYGRAERIEPYSAENSAEQNSAAQNDPKQLP
- a CDS encoding thiamine phosphate synthase; amino-acid sequence: MVNSGLDLRCYFVTGAGPGADVVDRARAAALGGAGLIQVRSKPISARDLYHLGREVATAVREVSPTARVLIDDRIDVALALREHGVAGVHLGQDDLDVRLARKLLGPEAVIGLTTGTLELVRAANEVAGLIDYIGAGPFRATPTKDSGRAPLGLSGYPELVRASKVPVVAIGDVTAEDAADLAATGVSGVALVRAIMHAPDARDYAQRVVSEFERGHRVLNRTHE
- a CDS encoding pyruvate carboxylase — protein: MAALSPEELSTESLAEIFAAGGRPADSEREIKIIDTTLRDAHQSIWATRMRTEHILELLDDVTNAGFEHVDLVAPIQFDVPVRYLREDPWERVRLVHEKAAPGTKFRAMVRSRNLASFDFLPDDVIHTWVERLYAHGFRVIGAFDGLNDIDNIADTLILAKELGAETYGCLSYCLSPVHTDQLYIDKAQELVERTDVDRIMLKDAGGLLTPDRMKTLIPAIRGAVGDELPLEIHTHSLTGLSPLTYIYAAELGADSIHTSIAPLANGQGQPATQALARDLRALGYTVNIDDERVDSASKKLEAIAEREGKPVGKPRAFDGVHYMHQLPGGMLTNFESQLATAGLSDRFEDLLYETARVRQELAYPIMITPFAQFVGTQAVMNVISGERYSVVPNEIKKYALGYYGEPLAPLDPEALEKIKANGSSEIKEGRPDLEPALPGLKEQYPDDDIDTLLLRANIPGNNVDEMRRFVAEGRAGQGEGAPGGALTKLVQQIYDTATTGVFRLKTNDLEINLTKKGEQ
- a CDS encoding S1 family peptidase, with translation MGHRFRGRSLKLALAAAIATVTTGAAGAPAAQAQQIQLPSASQVVEALHGAFDVPELPELPELPALPALPELPTLPELPGPPAPPEPAREPEVPAAADTYADPAAPASAQEADFVDPNYVWRTGLPARILAGKPFSERVLHRVPGSFHDAPAIPAESEQARGRGTSLYGPGTPVYVGDSMCTVAAAGYDEAGRKVAITAGHCGAPGTPVASADSPQVGVSGTVVSTNPALDYSVIELGSNSEVTRTYNGVTVNSLGGAPQRPGAIVCKNGVASGHTCGMTFHEGGRANISQVCAMYGDSGAPLMVGDRLVGLVTGGALPAEANLACYTPLQGALHAPTVSTRMDSVLSDMDARPAPGRGFHLPN
- a CDS encoding MFS transporter; this translates as MSVTQRFDMGTTHIEAERPADKKSLGASLIGQLLEWFEWSSYAVFAPFIAAAFFDKTDPTSALLSTFGVFAIGFLVRPLGGIVFGRIADRVGRKNVLLSTIVIMALSAVLIGVMPTYGQIGIWASVVLLFARVVQGFAHGGESATANSYIPEIAPKNRRGMWGSMVYMSIFGGSVIAYTLGGVITLVLSDDQIGAWGWRIPFWLGAAAALVALYLRRHMQESEHFAELQEGGVDSYDNLAAARPKTPQRPNWVNILLVIGMVSGVTSAHYTWTSYISTYAITHEGMSTQGAYWVSVFAQTCGLIALPLWGALSDRIGRKPVMYTFAIAVGVLQIPLMGFIDAQPWTLLVSATAAVIAVAAGGALLAPVMAEVFPTSQRTSSIGFAYSLSVAVFGGTAPYIFQWFTTHDLTHISGTYVVVLCVLTLVSMKILPETKGIDLRDA
- a CDS encoding inositol monophosphatase family protein, which produces MPTSREFIRAHSSSTDAELAAALVTHAGSLALRMRAAGLETDYKTSVSDVVSDADRAAEEFVAEALAALRPEDGILGEEGASRDSRSGRVWVIDPVDGTFNFLQGSDYFCSAVALTRDDDILLSAVHRPATDTTWVAADGTATRNGEPLAPLPEAPLQEKGLATYLHPTSMRDDAIRETWLRAARDAATVRMLGAGSVDLANIASGQLGAWLQHSVADWDWLPGKALVEAAGGAAIKVDAGGVTWCVAGNRQIVEDIAARLGGHV